A part of Mycolicibacterium sp. TUM20985 genomic DNA contains:
- a CDS encoding Bax inhibitor-1/YccA family protein: MRESSNPVFRSLPKQQGGYAQFGTGAAGYGAAAVQADPYAAQPYTDQSSQVSRPLTIDDVVTKTGITVAIVAAVGVVSYFLVSQNLGLMMPFTLIGGLGGFALVMIATFGRKQDNPAIVLSYAALEGLFLGAASFLFANVVSTGGPGMIAQAIFGTIGVFIGMLVVYKTGAIRVTPKFTRMLVAALFGVMAIALLNFVLAIFGVGGGEGFGLRSGGPLAIIFSLVCIGLAAFMFLIDFDSADQMVRAGAPSKAAWGIALGLTVTLVWLYLEILRLLSYFQND, encoded by the coding sequence GTGCGCGAAAGCAGCAACCCGGTATTCCGTTCCCTGCCCAAGCAGCAGGGCGGATACGCCCAATTCGGTACCGGTGCCGCCGGCTACGGCGCGGCAGCGGTACAGGCTGATCCCTATGCGGCGCAGCCCTACACCGACCAGTCGAGCCAGGTCTCCCGGCCGCTGACCATCGACGACGTCGTCACAAAGACCGGAATCACGGTGGCCATCGTGGCCGCGGTCGGCGTGGTGTCGTACTTCCTGGTGTCGCAGAACCTCGGGCTGATGATGCCGTTCACGCTCATCGGTGGCCTTGGTGGCTTCGCGTTGGTGATGATCGCGACGTTCGGCCGCAAGCAGGACAACCCGGCCATCGTCCTGAGCTACGCCGCGCTCGAGGGCCTGTTCCTTGGGGCCGCGTCGTTCCTCTTCGCGAACGTGGTCTCTACGGGTGGCCCCGGGATGATCGCGCAGGCGATCTTCGGCACCATCGGTGTGTTCATCGGCATGCTGGTCGTCTACAAGACCGGTGCCATCCGCGTCACGCCGAAGTTCACGCGGATGCTCGTCGCCGCGCTGTTTGGCGTCATGGCGATCGCTCTGCTCAACTTCGTCCTCGCCATCTTCGGCGTCGGCGGCGGCGAGGGCTTCGGTTTGCGCAGCGGTGGCCCGTTGGCCATCATCTTCTCCTTGGTCTGCATCGGGCTGGCGGCGTTCATGTTCCTGATCGACTTCGACTCGGCTGACCAAATGGTCCGCGCCGGCGCCCCGTCGAAGGCCGCATGGGGCATCGCGCTCGGGCTGACCGTGACGTTGGTGTGGCTGTACCTCGAAATCCTGCGACTGCTCAGTTACTTCCAGAACGACTAG